The following proteins are co-located in the Hippoglossus stenolepis isolate QCI-W04-F060 chromosome 23, HSTE1.2, whole genome shotgun sequence genome:
- the LOC124851373 gene encoding H-2 class II histocompatibility antigen, E-S beta chain-like: MIVQISCSSVEKVSLHIISPPHLSKSSAESNPLSHHQGLTPSIQDTQKTSSTLVFLVTEEHGFILPQVLLFFITVCAADGFLNYRVANCEFNSTELNDIEYIESYYYNKLEFITFRSSVGKFVGINAHGEKNAERWNKGPEVVRARAAKATYCLHNVGIFTESALTKSVKPSIRLHSVAPPAGKHPAMLVCSVYDFYPKLIRVSWQRDGQEVTHEVTSTDELADGDWFYQIHSHLEYTPRSGEKISCVVEHASLSKPLITDWDPSMPESERNKIAIGTSGLILGLTLSLAGFIYYKRKAQGRILVPTN; encoded by the exons ATGATTGTTCAGAtcagctgctcctctgtggAGAAGGTCAGCCTCCACATCATCTCTCCTCCACACCTGAGCAAGAGCTCAGCGGAGTCAAACCCCCTCTCACATCATCAGGGTCTCACTCCCTCCATTCAGGACACTCAGAAG ACTTCCTCCACACTTGTCTTCCTGGTAACAG AGGAACATGGCTTCATTCTTCCTCAggttctcctcttcttcatcactgtctGCGCAG CAGATGGATTCCTGAATTATAGGGTAGCTAATTGTGAGTTTAACTCCACTGAGCTGAACGACATTGAGTACATCGAGTCTTACTATTACAACAAACTGGAGTTCATCACGTTCAGGAGCAGCGTGGGGAAGTTTGTCGGAATCAATGCGCATGGAGAGAAGAACGCTGAGAGATGGAACAAGGGTCCAGAGGTGGTCAGGGCGAGAGCTGCGAAGGCGACTTACTGCTTACACAACGTTGGAATCTTCACAGAAAGTGCTCTGACGAAgtcag TCAAACCCTCCATCAGACTTCACTCTGTGGCGCCACCAGCTGGCAAACATCCGGCCATGTTGGTCTGCAGCGTCTACGACTTCTACCCCAAACTGATCAGAGTGAGCTGGCAAAGAGACGGACAGGAAGTCACCCATGAGGTCACTTCCACTGATGAGCTGGCAGACGGTGATTGGTTCTACCAGATCCACTCCCACCTGGAGTACACGCCCAG GTCTGGAGAGAAGATTTCCTGTGTGGTGGAACACGCCAGCCTGAGTAAACCTCTGATCACTGACTGGG ATCCATCCATGCCTGAGTCAGAAAGAAACAAGATCGCCATCGGAACCTCAGGACTGATCCTGGGTCTGACCTTATCTCTGGCTGGATTCATCTACTACAAGAGGAAGGCCCAAG GGCGAATCCTGGTTCCCACTAACTGA
- the LOC124851363 gene encoding H-2 class II histocompatibility antigen, A-U alpha chain-like, which translates to MKMKMNVLVLCFVLSVSAEGLHEDLAVIGCSDSDGEFAYNLDGEEMWYADFINNRGVYPQPSFIDHMSYQEGVYQQAVANVQICKGNLGTLRQALKDFKLENDPPSSPMIYTRDVVELGGKNTLICHVTGFYPAPVHVYWTKNEENVTEGTSLNVPYPNTDRSFRQTARLDFIAQQGDVYSCTVSHPALDQPLTKIWDVNVPQPGVGPSVFCGVGLSVGLLGVAAGTFFLIKGNECS; encoded by the exons atgaagatgaagatgaacgTCCTTGTCCTCTGCtttgtcctcagtgtctctgctgaAG GTCTACACGAGGACCTTGCGGTTATTGGATGTTCAGACTCTGATGGTGAGTTCGCATATAACCTGGATGGTGAAGAGATGTGGTACGCTGACTTCATCAATAACAGAGGAGTCTATCCTCAGCCCAGTTTCATTGATCACATGAGCTACCAGGAAGGCGTTTATCAACAAGCTGTGGCCAATGTACAAATCTGCAAAGGCAACTTGGGAACCCTTCGTCAGGCTTTGAAGGACTTCAAGctggaaaatg ATCCTCCCTCCAGTCCGATGATCTACACCAGAGACGTGGTGGAGCTCGGAGGGAAAAACACCCTGATCTGTCATGTGACTGGTTTCTACCCAGCTCCCGTTCACGTCTACTGGACCAAGAACGAAGAGAACGTGACTGAAGGAACAAGTCTCAATGTTCCCTATCCCAACACAGATCGTTCCTTCAGACAGACGGCCAGACTGGACTTCATCGCTCAGCAGGGAGACGTCTACAGCTGCACAGTTTCACACCCAGCTCTGGACCAACCACTGACCAAAATCTGGG ATGTGAACGTGCCGCAGCCCGGTGTTGGACCGTCTGTTTTTTGCGGAGTGGGTCTGAGCGTCGGTCTGCTCGGTGTTGCTGCTGGAACCTTCTTCCTCATCAAAGGGAACGAgtgcagctga